Proteins found in one Alteromonas macleodii genomic segment:
- a CDS encoding SRPBCC family protein, which produces MFSIHVERTINKPIEEVFSVLSDHANYAQFKAIEQSNLLVKGKHETNGLGAVREIISGGSNLHEEIVAYEPPHKLGYKVVKSKPLPYDHQLGEITLKEEGGKTHVTWRSKGHITIFLLGSFYFDKQIQNVGSRAFGSILKQIDNMA; this is translated from the coding sequence GTGTTCTCAATTCATGTAGAGCGAACCATAAATAAACCTATTGAAGAGGTTTTTTCCGTATTAAGTGACCATGCTAACTATGCGCAGTTCAAAGCTATTGAGCAGTCTAATTTACTGGTTAAAGGTAAACATGAGACAAATGGGCTGGGTGCCGTACGTGAGATTATTTCTGGGGGCTCGAACCTTCACGAAGAGATAGTGGCTTACGAGCCGCCTCATAAATTAGGCTACAAAGTGGTGAAGTCGAAGCCTTTGCCATACGATCATCAGTTAGGTGAAATAACACTGAAAGAAGAAGGTGGAAAAACGCATGTTACTTGGCGCTCGAAAGGGCACATTACTATTTTTCTTTTAGGAAGTTTTTACTTTGATAAACAGATTCAAAATGTTGGAAGCCGTGCTTTCGGCAGTATCTTAAAGCAAATTGATAATATGGCGTGA
- a CDS encoding SAM-dependent methyltransferase translates to MDTNKKGSLVVVGTGISVAGQMTLAARSHIENADIVFMGIMNKVGEYVVTTLNPNSVSLDDLYEEGKSRALTYSQMADRIVESVIEGNKVCVAFYGHPGVFVTPSHEAVRRVQDMNLEAKMLPGVSAEDCLIADLGIDPSRFGCQSYEATQFLFRDYRIDPHMTQIIWQIGLAGEATLSVLDASHSQSGLAMLADILAEHYPEDHELIIYEAATLPLCEPKIERVLLRELEFATPTLISTLVVPSKGMPAYRQDRLAKLGLTEKQVTNYRNPTVN, encoded by the coding sequence ATGGACACCAATAAAAAGGGATCACTTGTTGTGGTCGGCACAGGCATTAGCGTTGCAGGCCAAATGACCCTTGCCGCTAGAAGTCATATTGAAAATGCCGACATCGTCTTCATGGGTATCATGAACAAAGTTGGCGAGTACGTGGTAACTACGCTTAACCCAAATAGTGTATCGCTAGACGACCTTTATGAAGAAGGAAAATCCCGCGCCCTCACCTATTCTCAAATGGCCGATAGAATTGTAGAGTCTGTAATAGAAGGCAATAAAGTTTGCGTTGCTTTTTATGGTCATCCCGGTGTTTTTGTTACTCCCTCTCATGAAGCTGTCCGCCGTGTTCAGGATATGAACTTAGAGGCAAAAATGTTGCCGGGTGTATCGGCAGAAGACTGCTTAATTGCCGATTTAGGCATAGACCCCTCACGCTTTGGCTGCCAGTCTTACGAAGCCACCCAATTTCTGTTTCGCGATTACCGCATCGACCCACATATGACTCAAATAATCTGGCAAATTGGTTTAGCCGGAGAAGCCACATTAAGCGTATTAGATGCAAGTCATAGCCAATCAGGACTAGCCATGTTGGCAGATATATTGGCGGAGCATTATCCAGAGGATCACGAACTTATCATTTATGAAGCGGCGACCCTGCCACTTTGCGAACCTAAAATAGAGAGAGTACTGCTTCGTGAACTCGAATTCGCAACACCCACTTTAATCTCTACTCTCGTTGTTCCTTCAAAAGGAATGCCAGCGTATAGACAGGACCGATTAGCAAAGCTAGGCCTAACAGAAAAACAAGTGACTAACTATAGAAACCCAACTGTAAATTAA